The Paenibacillus sp. FSL R7-0345 DNA segment GCGAATATTTAGGGAACGAAGCGAACTTCGTAGGCTTCTTGGCATTGTAACGGATAACGTGAGGCATCAGGATCGCATTGGTGCGGCCATGTGCGGTGTGGTACTGTCCGCCCCATTTGTGCGCCAAGCTGTGGTTGATGCCCAGGAATGCGTTAGCGAACGCCATACCCGCAAGTGTCGAAGCATTGTGCATTTTTTCACGGGCAACTTTATCTGCCTGCAATGCGGATTTTTCCAGGTACTGGAACACCAGCTGAATCGCCTTGATTGCCAGACCGTCGGAGTAGTCGCTTGCCATTACAGATACATAAGCTTCAATAGCGTGAGTCAGTACGTCCATACCTGTATCAGCAACTGCAGTTCTTGGCAGGCTGTATACAAATTCAGGATCGATAATCGCAACGTCTGGAGTCAGCTCATAATCAGCCAGCGGATACTTGGTGTTGTTACCGGCAGTTTTATCTGTGATAACTGCGAACGAGGTTACTTCTGATCCGGTACCCGAAGTAGTCGGAATGGCAACGAATTTCGCCTTTTGACCCAGGGTAGGATATTTGTATACGCGTTTGCGGATATCCATGAATTTTTGTTTCAGGTTGTTAAAGTCTACATCCGGGTGTTCGTAGAACAGCCACATGCCTTTGGCAGCATCCATTGGGGAACCGCCGCCGAGTGCGATGATGCAGTCCGGCTGGAATCTGTTCATCATAGCTGTACCTTTTTCAACGGTTGTAGTCGATGGATCCGGCTCAACTTCCGAGAACACCTCAATAGCTACAGGAGTCTGGCGCTGGCGCAGGTAGTGCTCAACTCTTTCCACGTAACCCAGTTTAACCATCATAGGGTCAGTAATGATTGCTACGCGTGTAATGTTAGGCATTTTAGCCAGGTATTGTGTGGATCCTTTTTCAAAGTAAATTTTGTCAGGTACTTTAAACCATTGCATATTCACGGTACGACGGTTCACCCTTTTCACGTTGATCAGATTGATGGCAGTAACGTTTTGCGACACCGAGTTGCGGCCGTATGATCCGCAGCCCAGAGTGAGCGAAGGGATATTTGTATTGTAGATGTCCCCGATGGCGCCGTGTGTCGAAGGAGAATTCACCAGAATACGTCCTGTCTGCAGGCGGTGCGAGAACTTCATGATAACTTCTTCATTATTGGAGTGAATGGCCGAGCTGTGGCCCATGCCGCCGAATTCAACGATTTCCGCAGCGCGTTCGATACCCTGATCCGCATTTTTCACTTTGTAGCAAGCCAGAACCGGGCTCAGCTTTTCAGCGGACAGCGGGTATTTAGTGCCTACGCCTTCGATTTCAGCAACCAGAATCTTGGTGCCGGCTGGTACCTGGATACCACACATTTCAGCGATCTTCACAGCGGATTGACCTACGATTGCCGGGTTAACTGCGCACTTCTCTACATTCATTGCACCGTTAGTCAGCTTGGCAGCTTCATCTTTATTGACGAAGTAGCAGCCGTTCGCAATCATCTTTTTCTTCACCTGGTCAAAAATAGCTTCTTCAATAATAACAGCCTGCTCGGAAGCACAAATCATACCGTTATCGAATGTTTTGGAAAGGATAATGTCGGTTACAGCCTGGTCAATGTCAGCACTCTTCTCAATGAAGGCAGGTACGTTACCAGGGCCTACGCCGAGAGCCGGCTTGCCGCAGCTGTAAGCTGCTTTAACCATTGCGGATCCGCCTGTTGCCAGGATCAGTGCAACGTCAGGGTTGTTCATCAGTGCATTTGTCTTATCCATGGTAGGAAGCTCGATCCATTGGATGAAGTTCTCAGGAGCTCCAGCTTTTACACCTGCATCATGAAGGATTTTGGCTGCTGCGGCGCTACACTCTTGCGCTGAAGGGTGGAAACCGAATATAATAGGGTTACGTGTCTTAGCGGAAATCAGTGCTTTAAACATCGTGGTGGATGTTGGGTTGGTTACCGGTGTGATACCCATTACAATTCCGACTGGTTCGGCAATTTTCTGGAAATTCTCGTAGGCGTTATCCTCAATAACTCCTACGGTTTTGTCATACTTAATTCCGTGCCAGATATATTCAGTTGAGAAGATGTTCTTCGTAATTTTGTCTTCGTACACTCCGCGGCCTGTTTCTTCGACAGCCAGTTTCGCCAGGTACATATGTTTGTCGAGACCTGCCAATGCCATTGCATGAACGATTGTGTTGACCTGCTCCTGATCCAGTTCCATGAACGCATCCAGGGCTTTCTTTGCTTTATCCACCAAAGTCTGAATGTATTCTTCAGCGGTGGTTTGTTTCACTTGGGCGGCGACTTCGTTCTTAACTGCCATCTCCCTCGTCCTCCTGTCAATTTTTAGGTTGTTTTTCTCTACACATTTATCTTAACACATCATTTCCGTCTTGTATAGTGAATTCTTTCACAAAGTATAAAGTTTTTTTGATTCGTTTTCAAAGCGCTTTCATTCTATCATAATCAGGACTATTACCCACTTTTTATGTATTTTCCTTGGTTATATTTAACTCGTGTGGCTTTTCATGCTCCAGTTTCAGTGCTTTTACATGCTCTGGATGCCCCTGCTTTGTCACAATTTGTCCTGATTTGACATGGTGAAGAAAAAGACCGGCAGTCCTCCAGGGTCGGAGGATTTGCCGGTCTTTTGTCTGCACTAACCCGCTATCTGTCTGCTACTCAACTGTAATAGTATCGAAGAATTGCTCCTGGACCGTTTTGGCTGCGGCATCCAGCTGGGCTTTGGAGTCCGTTCCTTTTTTGGAGAACAGCTCCTGGATCACGTTGGACATTGTTGCATAGTAGTCCTGGGTGTTGTACTGGGCCTCCGGCTTTCCGTCAAGCAGAGCCATAATCTCCGGGTTGTATTGATATACGATGTCCGAATACTTGTCATATACTGCTTTGGTTTTCTTGCCGAACTCGGAGTCAGCAGCATAGTAGTCCAGAAGCGGCGGGATAAAATATTTGCCGTCCGCCTTGCGCTGCTGTAGGATCGCATCAAGCGCATCCAGGCCCTTATCCGAGAAATAATCGAACGTGATATAACGGAACGCCATTTCCTGCTCATCCTTGGAGGCGTTCGGATTGATTACGAGATAATCCCCGCCGAGTACACCGGTGTGCTTGCCGCCCTTTTCAGCAGCAGGCATCGGGTAGGTCAGCACATCCGCCGGCTTGAGTCCGCCCTGGTTCAGCGCCTGCTCGATTACGCCGTCGGAGCCGGCCATAACCATCGCTGTACGCCCCTGCTGGAATGCGCCGACTGCATCGCCCCAGCCCAGTGCCCAGTCCTGCGGAATCGCTTCGGCTTCCCATCTCAGCTTTTTATAGAAATCCAGCGCCTTAACGCCTGCGTCTGAATTGAAAGTGGCTACTACCTTGCCGCCATCTACGTTCTGGATCTCCCCGCCAGCCTCGAACAGGAAGTTGGTCCAGTTCCAGCCCGCCTCGTTGCCTTTACCCATTGGTGCAATGCCGGAAATGCCTTTCTTCGCATCGGCAACACCTTTGGCGGTATTCAGCATGTCATCCCAGGTCCAGTCCATCGGCGGAACGGCGACACCTTTATCGTCCAGCATTTTTTTGTTGATCATGGTTGTAGTGACGTAGCCCTTTTGGGTTACACCGTACATTTTACCGTCAATCAGGAACTGGTTCTGCAGCACGGGATTGATCTGCTCCTTGTACTCATAAGCGTTCCAGAGGTCAGTAATATCGGCCGCCCAGCCCTTTTCCACCAGGAATTTCGCTTCCGTCGCATACGTGTTGAAGAAGGTCGGGGCCTCATTGGCCGCCATTTTAATTCCGATTTCACTGACACTGTACTGCCAGTCGTCCTTAATGATCTCTACATTCGGATACTCTGTCTG contains these protein-coding regions:
- a CDS encoding extracellular solute-binding protein; translation: MRKFSSVLAGLLVASSLLSACGGNNNSNGNAQGNTGGEATPAPAATAADNSTAATDAPADDITQRKVTIKIHYPTPDLTEMRAQEDDRIKRFQTEYPNVEIIKDDWQYSVSEIGIKMAANEAPTFFNTYATEAKFLVEKGWAADITDLWNAYEYKEQINPVLQNQFLIDGKMYGVTQKGYVTTTMINKKMLDDKGVAVPPMDWTWDDMLNTAKGVADAKKGISGIAPMGKGNEAGWNWTNFLFEAGGEIQNVDGGKVVATFNSDAGVKALDFYKKLRWEAEAIPQDWALGWGDAVGAFQQGRTAMVMAGSDGVIEQALNQGGLKPADVLTYPMPAAEKGGKHTGVLGGDYLVINPNASKDEQEMAFRYITFDYFSDKGLDALDAILQQRKADGKYFIPPLLDYYAADSEFGKKTKAVYDKYSDIVYQYNPEIMALLDGKPEAQYNTQDYYATMSNVIQELFSKKGTDSKAQLDAAAKTVQEQFFDTITVE
- the adhE gene encoding bifunctional acetaldehyde-CoA/alcohol dehydrogenase is translated as MAVKNEVAAQVKQTTAEEYIQTLVDKAKKALDAFMELDQEQVNTIVHAMALAGLDKHMYLAKLAVEETGRGVYEDKITKNIFSTEYIWHGIKYDKTVGVIEDNAYENFQKIAEPVGIVMGITPVTNPTSTTMFKALISAKTRNPIIFGFHPSAQECSAAAAKILHDAGVKAGAPENFIQWIELPTMDKTNALMNNPDVALILATGGSAMVKAAYSCGKPALGVGPGNVPAFIEKSADIDQAVTDIILSKTFDNGMICASEQAVIIEEAIFDQVKKKMIANGCYFVNKDEAAKLTNGAMNVEKCAVNPAIVGQSAVKIAEMCGIQVPAGTKILVAEIEGVGTKYPLSAEKLSPVLACYKVKNADQGIERAAEIVEFGGMGHSSAIHSNNEEVIMKFSHRLQTGRILVNSPSTHGAIGDIYNTNIPSLTLGCGSYGRNSVSQNVTAINLINVKRVNRRTVNMQWFKVPDKIYFEKGSTQYLAKMPNITRVAIITDPMMVKLGYVERVEHYLRQRQTPVAIEVFSEVEPDPSTTTVEKGTAMMNRFQPDCIIALGGGSPMDAAKGMWLFYEHPDVDFNNLKQKFMDIRKRVYKYPTLGQKAKFVAIPTTSGTGSEVTSFAVITDKTAGNNTKYPLADYELTPDVAIIDPEFVYSLPRTAVADTGMDVLTHAIEAYVSVMASDYSDGLAIKAIQLVFQYLEKSALQADKVAREKMHNASTLAGMAFANAFLGINHSLAHKWGGQYHTAHGRTNAILMPHVIRYNAKKPTKFASFPKYSHFVADERYAEIARILGLPARTTEEGVTSLINAIRDMNKKLGIEESFSALGFDPKDFESRVDYLADRAFEDQCTTANPKLPLVSELADVYRNAFYGRFDV